In Prochlorococcus marinus XMU1411, one genomic interval encodes:
- the rseP gene encoding RIP metalloprotease RseP: MNVLTSITVLGFLIFFHEMGHFLAAILQGIYVDGFSIGFGPSIIKKKYKNITYSFRAFPLGGFVSFPDEEINNIDPKDPNLLKNRPIIQRVIVISAGVFANLILAYTILVLNVTTIGIPFDPEPGILVLATQPDKAASIAGLQAGDKIIKIETNPLGIGDQAVSTLVENIQNSSEKPISLEIDRDGVFKEITLVPKNINGKGTIGAQLQPNLRKETKKTKNFFEIIKYSNNEFTSLLIKTIQGYKGLITNFASTAQQLSGPVKIVEIGAQLSEQGGTGILLFAALISINLAVLNSLPLPLLDGGQLVFTLIEGFRGKPVPVKVQMAVTQSSFFLLVGLSVLLIIRDTSQLLIVQRLLNQ, translated from the coding sequence ATGAATGTTTTAACCTCAATAACAGTTCTAGGATTTCTTATTTTTTTTCACGAGATGGGTCATTTCCTAGCCGCGATTTTGCAAGGAATCTACGTTGATGGATTTTCCATAGGATTTGGACCTTCAATAATTAAAAAAAAATACAAAAATATCACTTATTCATTTAGGGCCTTCCCTTTAGGAGGATTTGTTTCCTTTCCTGATGAAGAAATAAATAATATTGACCCTAAAGATCCAAATCTCCTAAAGAATAGACCAATAATTCAAAGAGTTATTGTGATTTCAGCTGGGGTATTCGCTAATTTGATTCTTGCCTACACTATATTAGTTTTAAATGTAACAACTATTGGGATCCCCTTTGATCCTGAACCAGGTATCTTAGTTTTGGCTACCCAGCCTGATAAGGCTGCTTCCATAGCTGGTCTACAGGCGGGAGATAAAATCATAAAAATTGAAACCAATCCTTTAGGTATTGGAGATCAAGCTGTTTCTACTTTAGTAGAGAACATACAGAACTCATCAGAAAAACCAATTTCACTAGAAATTGATAGAGATGGAGTATTTAAAGAAATAACCTTGGTACCAAAAAATATCAATGGCAAAGGTACAATAGGTGCTCAATTACAGCCAAATCTTAGAAAAGAAACAAAAAAAACAAAAAATTTCTTCGAAATTATTAAATACTCCAACAACGAGTTTACATCGCTTTTAATAAAAACAATTCAAGGCTACAAAGGGTTAATAACAAATTTTGCTTCTACTGCTCAACAATTAAGCGGCCCAGTAAAAATAGTTGAAATCGGAGCACAATTATCAGAACAAGGAGGAACAGGGATATTATTATTTGCTGCTTTAATTTCTATTAATTTAGCAGTTCTCAATTCTTTGCCTTTACCATTATTAGATGGAGGACAACTTGTTTTCACTCTTATTGAAGGATTTAGGGGCAAACCAGTTCCTGTCAAAGTACAAATGGCTGTTACTCAATCAAGTTTTTTCCTCTTAGTTGGCTTAAGTGTTCTTCTTATAATTAGAGACACTAGCCAACTTTTAATTGTACAAAGATTACTAAACCAATAA